From Carettochelys insculpta isolate YL-2023 chromosome 3, ASM3395843v1, whole genome shotgun sequence, a single genomic window includes:
- the LOC142010278 gene encoding ankyrin repeat domain-containing protein 9-like — protein sequence MASNQASLQDEQSRHCKFLSYMFYQAVRDHKPVWMLEDMRTMEYFYWEENASLRTYSPSEALLYAVVHNHLPYAQYLLSHFPEDALKVPGEHFCYCPSSAPHLAMAVTYDRRDILGLIIKIAHKLPSLNSYINRTGCFHLEDGKTPLHLACELLRSETVLILLGNGASPRIKDSKGLTPLDVILEQMWDSKVNVASKKLCLDYLLLFMPNPQFKMRKVLQDHPDHWTALLGEDKFNSLVGNSPASLYLQAMQTILQSLPPSHFPKSIQELPIPQALKPLPSYGKKLQTKNVVNVFP from the coding sequence ATGGCCAGTAACCAGGCCAGCCTGCAGGATGAGCAGAGCAGGCACTGTAAGTTTTTATCCTATATGTTCTACCAGGCTGTGAGAGACCACAAACCTGTGTGGATGTTGGAAGATATGAGAACTATGGAGTATTTTTACTGGGAGGAAAATGCCAGCCTGAGAACATACTCACCTTCAGAAGCCCTTCTCTATGCAGTGGTGCATAATCATCTGCCTTATGCTCAGTATTTGCTGTCTCATTTTCCAGAGGATGCTCTCAAGGTGCCTGGAGAGCATTTCTGCTATTGCCCGTCCTCTGCCCCTCACTTGGCCATGGCAGTCACATACGACAGGAGGGACATTTTGGGGCTGATAATCAAGATTGCACACAAGCTACCCAGCCTCAACTCCTACATCAACAGGACCGGCTGCTTTCATCTGGAAGATGGCAAGACCCCGCTGCACCTTGCCTGTGAATTGCTGAGGTCAGAGACTGTCCTCATCCTCCTAGGGAATGGGGCTTCTCCCAGGATCAAGGACAGCAAGGGGCTTACTCCGTTGGATGTCATCTTGGAGCAGATGTGGGACTCCAAAGTTAACGTGGCATCAAAAAAGCTCTGCCTCGATTACCTCTTGCTCTTCATGCCTAACCCACAGTTTAAGATGCGGAAAGTTCTGCAGGATCATCCAGATCACTGGACAGCTTTGCTAGGGGAAGACAAATTCAACAGCCTGGTGGGGAATTCACCTGCTTCCTTATACCTGCAAGCTATGCAAACTATTCTCCAGTCTCTCCCACCTTCCCACTTTCCTAAAAGCATCCAGGAACTACCTATACCTCAGGCACTAAAGCCCCTTCCTTCCTATGGCAAAAAGCTACAGACAAAAAATGTGGTAAATGTTTTTCCTTGA